A genome region from Blautia coccoides includes the following:
- a CDS encoding cysteine-rich small domain-containing protein has translation MSEEKYWEGKQYAFFSHKDCEYFPCHKTNDPENFNCLFCYCPLYALGDQCGGNFHYTKEGIKDCSKCGLPHKRDNFGYITGKYNEIMEIAKKNRRNPDKG, from the coding sequence ATGAGCGAAGAAAAATATTGGGAAGGGAAGCAGTATGCATTTTTCAGCCATAAGGACTGTGAATACTTTCCCTGCCATAAAACAAATGACCCCGAAAATTTTAACTGCCTTTTCTGCTACTGCCCTTTGTATGCCCTGGGTGACCAGTGCGGAGGTAATTTTCATTACACAAAAGAGGGCATTAAGGACTGCAGCAAATGCGGCCTTCCCCACAAGAGGGATAATTTTGGCTATATTACAGGCAAATACAACGAAATCATGGAGATTGCAAAGAAGAACCGCAGGAATCCAGATAAGGGATAA
- a CDS encoding DMT family transporter — protein MTAKQSKNFLLLFTAAVIWGVAFVAQSVGMDYVGPYTFNMVRTLLGGLVLIPCIFLLGRKNARKDGKKDQPSKALDRPRDLMIGGGLCGIMLFISTSLQQVGIQYTTVGKAGFITALYIIIVPILGIFLKKKPGLRIWISVVIALAGLYLLCMTGSLSLSKGDFLILICSFCFSIHIMVVDHFSEKVSGTKLSCIQFFVTAVLSAIPMFLLETPRMSNILQAWLPILYAGILSCGVAYTFQIIGQKGCDPTIASLILSLESVVSVLAGWVILHQNLSAKEITGCVLMFAAIILAQVSPKKQGTAAGTLEGETVR, from the coding sequence ATGACAGCGAAACAATCCAAGAATTTTCTGCTCCTGTTCACCGCTGCGGTCATCTGGGGTGTTGCCTTTGTGGCACAGAGCGTAGGCATGGACTATGTAGGTCCTTATACCTTCAATATGGTAAGGACACTGCTGGGCGGGCTGGTCCTCATCCCCTGTATTTTCCTTCTGGGCAGAAAAAATGCCCGGAAGGACGGCAAAAAGGATCAGCCGTCAAAAGCGCTGGACCGTCCCCGTGATCTGATGATCGGCGGCGGCCTGTGCGGTATCATGCTTTTTATTTCCACCTCCCTTCAGCAAGTGGGTATTCAGTATACTACCGTGGGCAAGGCGGGATTTATCACAGCTTTGTATATCATCATTGTGCCTATACTGGGAATCTTCCTGAAGAAAAAGCCGGGACTGCGTATCTGGATCAGCGTGGTAATCGCACTGGCAGGTCTGTATCTTCTGTGTATGACAGGAAGCCTTTCCCTGAGCAAAGGTGACTTTCTCATTTTGATCTGCTCCTTTTGTTTTTCTATCCATATAATGGTTGTAGACCACTTTTCAGAGAAGGTCAGCGGAACCAAGCTCTCCTGTATCCAGTTCTTCGTAACTGCCGTACTGTCTGCGATTCCCATGTTTCTGTTGGAAACGCCGCGTATGAGCAATATTTTACAGGCATGGCTCCCTATTCTCTATGCAGGGATACTGTCCTGCGGGGTGGCCTACACCTTCCAGATCATCGGTCAGAAAGGCTGTGACCCCACAATCGCCTCCCTGATCCTGAGTCTGGAATCCGTGGTCTCTGTTCTGGCAGGATGGGTGATCCTTCACCAGAACCTGTCGGCAAAGGAGATCACCGGCTGTGTGCTCATGTTCGCTGCCATCATTCTGGCGCAGGTCAGCCCTAAAAAGCAGGGGACAGCAGCAGGCACTCTGGAAGGGGAAACGGTGCGCTGA
- a CDS encoding ATP-binding protein, whose protein sequence is MRKRKWTILALFCIPLIAVLVIQSILSYGTVLIGGTMRLLDSYAVGMMEQTVENRKITLENNMVQHWMEVSENEDKISRELDSLLTSNRISVEDFMDNSELQKQLLQNTAMSSLYQLRKNEVTGTFLVLANKAGENENSSMTCKGYYFRDTDPSANSPDYSDVLIERGGRDIVHQTGVALDSYWTTDFTFQPSGQNPRDDFFYKPYEAAKENPKASYANLGYWSDPFSLNEGKSGGEYPAITYSVPLMKDGVVYGVMGVEVSGSHIQDMLPSSELNKNEQSGYMLVKSTEKNRWRPLVASGILGERLKALGTVLNVEDSKFDQVYILNEDKADGELYASAKKLHLYNTNTPFEEEEWFLVGIQKNEAIFGIGRQILWKVLAAILVALVFGIICTYLVANHVTDPIRRLAECIRSSAGKSLEQFKASGVSEVDELYDVVRNLTSRQEQAERGLTEEKERYRIALQSSDDIFFTYDLGREEIELFNYPDRGGQAVRYKITEDMELLKEHIFGEDYHKLKKAFAVRGDEIYAEFRGKKESTEEYRWRLLKGEVIQDENGRKSKIIGSVRDIHEQKMQELREIESAKRDPITKLRTQREGRRYLTEVLARGGSGSMVLLDLDEFRILNETYGLIFGDVILEEIGSLLLAKKEQVEQTEKKEIILVRQGGDEILIWLSEFTREQTEVFLDEVRRAIAQLYQEADFSIHVSAGACMRNNSNLGYVQLLRRVRCALTFAKQKKDGRVYFYREIPSQTKENMLTEINDIASITSGPQLNMVSLTLNFFDKGGDMDSILAVLFVKMGHYYGATDILMTSVDRDFHTAYISHQWHKNAADHQEKDMKRFTAEEFKALTEQYGTEVSIVNGQTMTKEQRKFLMIPETKQGFSVPMTDGGKYIGSITLMAEAGAVLWDKKEQSNIQESAKIIENNLNKVHYDQASRAKSEFLSRMSHEIRTPMNAIIGMTEIAMQDENVPRKVQTYLEKISTSSDYLLSLINDILDMSKIESGKMKLEMLDFDLEQWVRNIDDLIAPQAAQKGILYTTETHFEQKWVVGDAMHLKQVLINLLGNALKFTGKDGHILFAVKQRRTAPDKTEISFSVEDTGIGIDAEDQKRIFHSFEQAGESTARRFGGTGLGLAISSQLVQMMDGEISLESQPGKGSKFSFAVVLSDGTKQEEEEAAPKDMDILRDRRVLVVEDNELNAEIAGSILNLHGIRSERADNGLLGVKAFSEKEPGYYDAILMDIRMPVMDGLEATKEIRKLPREDARTIPIIAMTANAFDEDMKKSIESGMNGHLAKPIDFKELLNMLIKVIGSRKQ, encoded by the coding sequence ATGAGGAAAAGAAAGTGGACTATATTGGCTTTGTTTTGTATCCCTCTGATCGCGGTACTTGTGATACAAAGCATTCTTTCATACGGAACAGTCCTGATCGGCGGTACCATGCGGCTGCTGGACTCCTATGCTGTGGGAATGATGGAACAGACAGTGGAGAACAGGAAAATCACGTTGGAAAATAATATGGTCCAGCACTGGATGGAAGTCAGTGAAAATGAAGATAAAATTAGCAGGGAGCTGGACAGCCTGCTGACATCCAACAGGATTTCAGTGGAAGACTTTATGGATAACAGTGAGCTTCAGAAACAGCTTCTGCAGAATACTGCCATGTCCAGCCTCTACCAGCTCAGAAAAAATGAAGTGACGGGAACCTTTCTAGTCTTAGCCAATAAGGCCGGAGAAAATGAAAATAGCAGCATGACCTGCAAGGGATATTATTTCAGGGACACGGATCCGTCTGCAAATTCGCCGGATTACTCTGATGTGCTCATAGAGCGCGGAGGCAGGGATATCGTCCATCAGACAGGGGTTGCCCTGGACAGCTACTGGACTACAGATTTTACTTTTCAACCTTCGGGGCAGAATCCCAGGGATGACTTCTTTTATAAACCCTATGAAGCGGCCAAGGAAAATCCGAAGGCCAGTTATGCAAATCTTGGATACTGGAGCGATCCGTTTTCATTGAACGAGGGAAAGAGCGGCGGTGAGTACCCGGCTATCACCTATTCTGTGCCTTTGATGAAAGACGGTGTGGTGTATGGTGTCATGGGCGTGGAGGTGTCCGGCAGTCATATTCAGGATATGCTTCCGTCCAGCGAGCTGAATAAAAATGAACAAAGCGGCTATATGCTGGTGAAGAGTACAGAGAAGAACCGGTGGAGGCCTCTGGTAGCCTCCGGAATCCTGGGAGAACGGCTCAAGGCATTAGGCACGGTCCTGAATGTGGAGGACAGCAAATTTGACCAGGTCTACATTCTGAATGAGGATAAGGCAGACGGAGAACTCTATGCATCAGCAAAAAAGCTGCATCTTTATAATACCAACACACCTTTTGAGGAGGAAGAATGGTTCCTTGTAGGTATACAGAAAAATGAAGCTATTTTTGGAATCGGCCGGCAGATCCTGTGGAAAGTGCTGGCAGCTATCCTGGTAGCCCTTGTATTCGGAATTATCTGCACCTATCTGGTGGCTAATCACGTGACAGACCCGATCCGGCGTCTGGCAGAGTGCATACGAAGCAGCGCCGGAAAAAGCCTGGAACAGTTTAAGGCGTCAGGTGTGTCAGAGGTGGATGAGCTTTACGACGTTGTGAGAAATCTGACCAGCCGTCAGGAACAGGCAGAGAGAGGCCTGACAGAGGAGAAGGAGCGTTACAGAATCGCGCTGCAGAGCAGCGACGATATTTTCTTTACCTATGATCTGGGAAGAGAAGAAATCGAACTGTTCAACTATCCGGATCGTGGCGGTCAGGCTGTCAGATATAAGATAACAGAGGATATGGAACTGCTTAAGGAACATATATTTGGTGAAGATTACCATAAGCTTAAAAAAGCGTTTGCTGTCAGAGGAGACGAGATCTATGCGGAGTTCCGCGGAAAAAAGGAGTCCACTGAAGAGTACCGCTGGAGGCTGCTGAAAGGTGAAGTGATACAGGATGAAAATGGCAGAAAGAGCAAGATCATCGGCAGCGTACGTGATATCCATGAGCAGAAGATGCAGGAGCTGAGAGAAATCGAATCGGCAAAGCGGGACCCTATAACAAAGCTGCGTACACAGCGGGAGGGGCGCCGTTATCTGACGGAAGTGCTGGCCAGAGGCGGAAGCGGAAGCATGGTGCTTCTGGATTTGGATGAATTCCGGATCCTTAATGAAACTTACGGACTTATCTTCGGGGATGTGATCCTGGAAGAGATCGGCAGCCTGCTTCTGGCAAAAAAGGAGCAGGTGGAGCAGACAGAGAAAAAGGAAATCATACTGGTGCGGCAGGGTGGTGATGAGATCCTCATCTGGCTCTCAGAATTCACCAGGGAGCAGACAGAGGTGTTTTTAGATGAAGTGCGAAGAGCAATCGCGCAGCTTTATCAGGAGGCCGATTTCAGCATTCACGTGTCTGCAGGTGCCTGTATGAGAAACAATTCCAATCTGGGATATGTCCAGCTTCTGCGCAGGGTGCGGTGTGCCCTGACCTTTGCAAAGCAGAAAAAGGACGGCAGGGTGTATTTCTATCGGGAAATCCCGAGCCAGACCAAAGAGAATATGCTGACAGAGATCAACGATATAGCCAGCATAACCAGCGGTCCCCAGCTCAATATGGTATCCCTTACTCTGAATTTCTTTGACAAAGGCGGAGATATGGATTCCATTTTGGCAGTGCTCTTTGTGAAGATGGGGCATTACTACGGGGCCACGGATATTCTGATGACCTCCGTGGACCGGGATTTCCATACGGCCTATATTTCCCATCAGTGGCATAAAAACGCAGCAGATCATCAGGAAAAGGATATGAAGCGTTTTACTGCAGAGGAGTTCAAGGCACTGACAGAGCAGTACGGTACGGAAGTCTCCATAGTCAACGGGCAGACCATGACAAAAGAACAGCGGAAATTTCTCATGATACCGGAGACAAAACAGGGCTTCAGTGTTCCCATGACTGACGGCGGAAAATACATAGGTTCCATTACACTGATGGCAGAGGCAGGTGCGGTTCTGTGGGATAAAAAAGAGCAGAGCAACATTCAGGAGTCTGCCAAGATTATAGAGAACAATCTGAATAAAGTACATTATGACCAGGCCAGCAGGGCAAAAAGCGAATTCCTCTCCAGAATGTCCCATGAGATCCGTACTCCTATGAATGCGATCATTGGGATGACGGAAATAGCCATGCAGGATGAAAATGTACCCCGCAAGGTACAGACATATCTGGAAAAAATCAGCACCTCTTCGGACTATCTTCTTTCGCTGATTAATGATATACTGGATATGTCCAAAATTGAAAGCGGTAAAATGAAACTGGAAATGCTGGATTTTGATCTGGAGCAGTGGGTGAGGAATATTGATGATCTGATCGCTCCTCAGGCTGCCCAGAAGGGGATCCTCTACACCACAGAGACTCATTTTGAACAGAAATGGGTGGTAGGAGATGCCATGCATCTGAAACAGGTGCTGATCAATCTTCTGGGAAATGCCCTGAAATTCACGGGAAAAGACGGACATATCCTGTTTGCGGTGAAGCAGCGCCGGACAGCACCGGATAAGACGGAGATTTCCTTTTCCGTGGAGGATACCGGAATCGGGATCGATGCGGAGGATCAGAAGAGGATTTTTCATTCCTTTGAACAGGCAGGCGAGAGTACAGCGCGCAGATTCGGCGGAACCGGCCTGGGTCTCGCCATCAGCAGTCAACTGGTGCAGATGATGGACGGTGAGATCAGTCTGGAGAGCCAGCCCGGCAAAGGCAGCAAATTCTCCTTTGCGGTTGTTCTAAGCGATGGTACAAAGCAGGAAGAGGAAGAGGCAGCTCCAAAGGATATGGATATTCTCCGGGACAGAAGGGTTCTGGTGGTGGAGGACAACGAACTGAACGCAGAGATCGCCGGCTCGATCCTGAACCTTCATGGTATCCGTTCGGAGCGGGCGGACAACGGGCTTTTGGGCGTGAAGGCGTTTTCTGAGAAGGAGCCGGGATATTACGATGCGATCCTCATGGATATCCGTATGCCCGTCATGGACGGCCTGGAGGCCACAAAAGAGATCCGGAAGCTGCCAAGGGAAGATGCCAGGACCATACCCATTATTGCCATGACAGCCAACGCTTTTGATGAGGACATGAAAAAGTCTATAGAGAGCGGCATGAACGGTCATCTGGCAAAGCCCATAGACTTTAAGGAACTGCTGAATATGCTGATTAAGGTCATAGGCAGCAGAAAACAATGA
- the yaaA gene encoding peroxide stress protein YaaA: protein MKIIISPAKKMNINTDEPFETTVPVFIKEADTLRNRLKELDYGELKKLWKCSDKIAEENFLKLKELDLYSNVTPAVLSYEGIQYQYMAPQVFSAEQWDYVREHLRILSGLYGVLRPMDGVIPYRLEMQAKLKMGSTQDLYAFWGDRIYRELAEGEDFLLNLASIEYSRAAEKYIDRKTRFVTCVFGELSDGKVKVKGTMAKMARGEMVRWLSEKNITEPDEMKEFTGLGYGFDAARSTDKELVFLK, encoded by the coding sequence ATGAAGATAATTATTTCCCCGGCAAAAAAGATGAATATTAATACAGATGAACCCTTTGAGACCACCGTGCCTGTCTTTATAAAGGAGGCAGATACCTTACGGAACAGGCTGAAGGAACTGGACTATGGGGAACTGAAAAAGCTGTGGAAGTGCAGCGATAAGATCGCCGAAGAAAATTTTCTGAAACTGAAGGAACTGGACCTTTACAGCAATGTGACTCCGGCTGTTCTGTCCTATGAGGGAATCCAGTATCAGTATATGGCGCCTCAGGTATTTTCCGCGGAGCAGTGGGATTATGTGAGAGAGCACCTGAGGATCCTGTCAGGGCTTTACGGGGTGCTGAGACCCATGGACGGGGTGATACCATACCGCCTGGAAATGCAGGCAAAATTAAAGATGGGCAGTACACAGGATCTATATGCCTTCTGGGGAGACAGGATTTACAGGGAGTTGGCAGAGGGGGAGGATTTCTTACTGAATCTGGCTTCAATAGAATACAGCAGGGCAGCAGAAAAATACATAGACCGGAAAACGCGTTTTGTCACCTGCGTTTTCGGAGAGCTTTCAGATGGAAAAGTAAAGGTAAAGGGGACTATGGCAAAGATGGCCAGAGGAGAGATGGTGCGCTGGCTCTCTGAAAAGAATATCACGGAACCGGATGAGATGAAAGAGTTTACGGGCCTGGGTTATGGATTTGATGCTGCCCGGTCCACTGACAAGGAACTGGTTTTTCTGAAATAG
- a CDS encoding HAD-IA family hydrolase: MYQVLLFDLDGTLTASGEGITKSVQYALRKLGREADDLKALEVFVGPPLLEQFMRYCGMSEEEAVQGVHYYRERYNVTGLFENHPYEDIEEMLEALREKGYTLGVASSKPDGMVKKILEHFGLEKYFCQIVGSDPNKMKMSKADVIEIILERLGYRDRRAEAVMIGDRNQDVYGAQQAGISCIGVTYGYGSYEELSEAGADKIVKSVKELEEYLLLNGTDHREKRENI, from the coding sequence ATGTATCAAGTATTGCTGTTTGACCTGGACGGTACGCTTACTGCATCCGGGGAGGGAATCACAAAATCAGTCCAGTACGCTCTGCGTAAGCTTGGAAGAGAGGCAGATGATCTAAAGGCTCTGGAGGTATTTGTAGGTCCGCCGCTTCTGGAACAATTCATGCGCTACTGCGGAATGTCTGAGGAGGAGGCGGTACAGGGCGTCCATTACTACCGGGAGCGGTATAATGTGACCGGTCTTTTTGAAAATCATCCCTATGAGGATATCGAAGAGATGCTGGAAGCACTGCGGGAGAAAGGATACACCCTGGGGGTTGCATCCTCAAAACCGGATGGCATGGTAAAAAAGATCCTTGAACATTTCGGATTGGAAAAATATTTCTGTCAAATTGTGGGCAGTGATCCAAATAAGATGAAAATGTCCAAGGCAGATGTCATTGAGATCATCCTTGAAAGGCTGGGATACCGGGATAGAAGAGCAGAAGCCGTCATGATCGGTGACAGGAATCAGGACGTATACGGAGCACAACAGGCAGGGATTTCCTGTATTGGAGTCACATACGGATATGGCAGTTATGAGGAGCTTTCAGAAGCGGGAGCGGACAAGATCGTGAAGAGTGTAAAAGAATTGGAAGAATATCTGCTTCTGAACGGAACAGACCACAGGGAAAAGAGGGAGAATATATGA
- a CDS encoding bacteriohemerythrin produces the protein MRAEFDETLVTGNDMIDSQHKELIGKINQLLESCEDGQGKVKAVKMLDYLLDYTEFHFSAEEKLQEEIAYPGLEKHREKHNEFRQAVKELQEMLEEEEGPTENFVKQVEKNVVDWLYDHIKGFDRSVAEYKFMRSNPERL, from the coding sequence ATGAGAGCAGAATTTGATGAGACACTGGTAACCGGCAATGACATGATTGATTCCCAGCACAAGGAGCTGATCGGTAAGATCAACCAGCTTCTGGAGAGCTGTGAGGACGGACAGGGTAAGGTAAAGGCAGTCAAAATGCTGGATTATCTGCTGGACTACACAGAATTTCATTTCAGTGCAGAAGAAAAGCTCCAGGAGGAAATCGCATATCCGGGGCTGGAAAAGCACAGGGAAAAACATAATGAATTCCGCCAGGCAGTGAAAGAGCTTCAGGAGATGCTGGAGGAAGAGGAAGGACCCACCGAGAACTTTGTAAAACAGGTGGAGAAAAATGTGGTGGATTGGTTATATGACCATATTAAAGGGTTTGACCGTTCCGTTGCTGAATACAAGTTTATGCGCTCCAATCCGGAGAGACTGTAA
- a CDS encoding HAD family hydrolase has translation MMINALIFDMDGLMFDTERLMKAGWEEACREMGFTLTEYHLSQMRGGTRERSSRLFEEWFHGTVDYDQGRAIRTRYQRDHIEKYGVPVKKGLMELLTYLKERRIPAAVATSTARKEASRYWDMAGVTPYLTASVCGDEVTKGKPDPEIFLTAAKKLKTPPAQCLVLEDSLNGIRAAKAAGALSCMVPDLTPADDGIRPFCDIICEDLSQVIPYLDSCGSSLQSP, from the coding sequence ATGATGATAAACGCATTGATCTTTGATATGGACGGGCTGATGTTTGATACTGAACGCCTGATGAAGGCCGGATGGGAGGAAGCCTGCCGTGAAATGGGATTTACCCTGACAGAATACCATCTGAGCCAGATGCGCGGGGGAACAAGGGAGCGGAGCAGCCGGCTTTTTGAGGAGTGGTTCCACGGAACTGTGGATTACGACCAGGGCCGTGCTATCCGGACAAGATATCAGAGAGATCATATAGAAAAATACGGTGTGCCTGTGAAAAAAGGCCTGATGGAACTTCTCACATACCTGAAGGAGCGGAGGATTCCGGCTGCCGTGGCCACCTCCACTGCCAGAAAGGAAGCCTCCCGTTACTGGGATATGGCAGGGGTTACCCCCTACCTCACCGCCTCTGTATGCGGAGACGAGGTAACAAAAGGAAAGCCGGATCCGGAAATCTTTCTGACCGCCGCAAAAAAATTAAAGACACCGCCGGCGCAGTGTCTGGTCCTGGAGGACAGCTTGAACGGCATCCGCGCCGCCAAAGCCGCAGGCGCCTTATCCTGTATGGTACCGGATCTGACACCTGCAGATGACGGCATCCGTCCGTTCTGTGATATCATATGTGAAGATTTATCCCAGGTTATCCCTTATCTGGATTCCTGCGGTTCTTCTTTGCAATCTCCATGA
- a CDS encoding MATE family efflux transporter — protein sequence MEIAASRQSTFYKDMFRLALPIVIQNLITTAVSSADVIMLGWVSQTALSAGSLASQIMFILNLVYSGIASGVIMLAAQYWGKQDTETIERIMGIGMRLSILISSLFFVLACFFPRLLMLIFTSDQELITAGIPYLRIVGISYLFMSISQVYLCTMRSIERVIFATATNASALGLNILLNAVFIFGLFGLPQMGIVGVAMATTIARGVELAICLLDACRFKTIRFRPKTIIERHKLLFQDFIRYSMPAFGNEVSWGVAFSMYSVIMGHLGSDMVAANAVVIVARNLGTVVCFGLANAGAILLGKSIGAGFMDTVKEDSTRFCKITFLSGIAGGIIIFLLRPLFMNMADLTPTAQSYLSTMLYINMYYVLGQAMNTTVICGIFRSGGDSRWGFLCDFIDMWLFAVPLGFISAFLLKLPPMWVYFLICLDEFVKMPFIYKHYKSYKWLQNITRDF from the coding sequence ATGGAAATCGCAGCATCAAGACAATCTACTTTCTATAAAGACATGTTCCGGCTGGCACTGCCTATTGTCATCCAGAACCTGATCACCACAGCAGTCAGCTCCGCCGATGTGATCATGCTGGGTTGGGTCAGCCAGACTGCCCTGTCAGCCGGTTCTCTGGCAAGTCAGATCATGTTTATCCTGAATCTGGTCTACTCCGGCATAGCATCCGGGGTTATCATGCTGGCTGCACAGTATTGGGGCAAGCAGGATACCGAGACCATCGAGCGCATCATGGGAATCGGCATGCGTTTGTCTATCCTCATATCCTCCCTGTTTTTCGTGCTGGCTTGTTTCTTTCCCAGACTGCTCATGCTGATCTTCACTTCCGACCAGGAGCTTATAACCGCAGGTATTCCATATCTCAGGATCGTGGGTATCTCTTATCTGTTCATGAGCATTTCACAGGTTTACCTGTGCACCATGCGCTCCATTGAGAGGGTCATCTTTGCCACAGCCACCAACGCGTCTGCCTTGGGACTGAATATTTTATTGAACGCCGTCTTTATTTTCGGCCTGTTCGGACTTCCCCAAATGGGAATCGTAGGGGTAGCCATGGCAACCACCATAGCAAGAGGTGTGGAACTGGCCATCTGCCTGCTGGATGCATGTCGTTTTAAAACCATACGTTTCCGGCCGAAGACCATTATAGAACGCCATAAACTGCTCTTTCAGGATTTTATCCGCTACTCTATGCCGGCCTTCGGAAATGAAGTTTCCTGGGGTGTGGCCTTCTCCATGTACTCAGTCATCATGGGGCACCTGGGAAGCGACATGGTTGCCGCCAATGCAGTGGTCATTGTAGCCAGAAACCTGGGCACAGTGGTATGCTTTGGGCTTGCCAATGCAGGCGCTATCCTTCTCGGCAAATCCATAGGGGCCGGATTCATGGACACGGTAAAGGAGGATTCCACACGGTTCTGCAAGATCACATTTTTAAGCGGAATTGCGGGCGGGATCATAATTTTCCTTCTGCGTCCCCTGTTTATGAACATGGCTGACCTGACTCCAACTGCCCAGTCCTATTTGAGCACCATGCTCTATATCAACATGTACTATGTACTCGGACAGGCCATGAACACCACAGTGATCTGCGGTATCTTCCGCTCCGGCGGGGATTCCCGGTGGGGATTTCTATGTGATTTTATTGATATGTGGCTGTTCGCCGTCCCTCTGGGCTTTATCAGCGCCTTTTTGCTGAAGCTCCCGCCTATGTGGGTATATTTTCTCATCTGCCTGGATGAATTTGTCAAAATGCCTTTTATCTACAAGCACTATAAAAGCTATAAATGGCTTCAGAATATCACCAGGGATTTCTGA
- a CDS encoding cyclase family protein, whose translation MTVKKMYDIGKELFSTPSYPGDPVPGKTPYYQIEKGDACNLTVLTMGSHSGTHLDAPKHFCQGTHGVDRIPLEKCMGMCKVVSITGTVQAEDMERLLADGTKKLLLKGDILLTPGAADVCAEAELDLMGVEDQTVGNPDTQKEIHRILLGAEIVILEGLVLGAVPEGTYFLAAQPMKMADLDGSPVRPVLLDV comes from the coding sequence ATGACAGTAAAGAAAATGTATGATATAGGAAAAGAGCTTTTTTCGACTCCATCGTATCCGGGTGACCCGGTACCGGGAAAAACGCCCTATTATCAAATAGAAAAGGGCGATGCCTGTAATCTGACAGTGCTCACCATGGGAAGCCATAGCGGGACACATCTGGATGCCCCAAAGCACTTTTGTCAGGGAACGCATGGAGTGGACAGGATCCCTCTGGAAAAATGTATGGGAATGTGCAAGGTCGTGAGTATCACAGGCACTGTGCAGGCAGAGGACATGGAACGGCTCCTCGCTGACGGGACAAAAAAGCTGCTTCTGAAAGGAGACATCCTGCTGACACCGGGTGCTGCAGATGTGTGTGCCGAGGCAGAGCTGGATCTTATGGGAGTGGAGGACCAGACTGTGGGAAACCCGGATACCCAGAAGGAGATACACAGGATACTGCTGGGAGCGGAGATTGTGATCTTAGAGGGGCTTGTACTTGGAGCAGTGCCGGAAGGGACATATTTTTTGGCTGCCCAGCCCATGAAAATGGCAGATTTGGATGGTTCACCGGTGCGGCCGGTGCTTCTGGATGTGTAA